In the genome of Rhodoferax sp. BAB1, one region contains:
- a CDS encoding IclR family transcriptional regulator has translation MTTPDPDSPSRRLSSVGGALRLLKTFTPEEPELGITALAKRLGVAKSTAHRLASTLVAEGFLEQNPVDGRYRLGLLLFSLGAQVRRRMDVSEQAVPHLHALSTQSGETVHLAVLHDAEILYLRNIDSPHAIRTRSYLGVRMPAYCTSEGRALLAYSPPLVVAHIMRAKLQPRTEHTVTDKAKLTKILAQVRESGYAIDDEESEDGMRGVAAPIFDASGAVVAAVGLAGPAQRVSKTGLRKFSALVVQAGHAISARLGHQPGYK, from the coding sequence GTGACGACCCCGGACCCGGACAGCCCGTCGCGCCGCCTCTCGTCTGTCGGCGGCGCACTGCGCCTGCTTAAGACCTTCACCCCGGAAGAGCCGGAGCTGGGCATCACGGCCCTGGCCAAACGCCTGGGCGTGGCCAAGAGCACGGCTCACCGGCTGGCCAGCACGCTGGTGGCCGAAGGTTTTCTGGAACAGAACCCGGTCGATGGCCGCTACCGGCTCGGACTACTGCTGTTTTCTCTGGGTGCCCAGGTACGCCGGCGCATGGACGTGTCGGAGCAGGCGGTGCCGCACCTGCACGCGCTGAGCACCCAAAGCGGCGAGACGGTGCACCTGGCGGTGCTGCACGACGCCGAAATCCTCTACCTGCGCAACATCGACAGTCCCCACGCCATCCGCACCCGCTCCTACCTCGGTGTACGCATGCCGGCGTATTGCACCAGCGAAGGGCGGGCCCTGCTGGCCTACAGCCCGCCACTGGTGGTGGCCCACATCATGCGGGCCAAACTGCAGCCGCGCACCGAGCACACGGTGACCGACAAGGCCAAGCTCACGAAAATCCTGGCGCAGGTGCGTGAAAGCGGTTATGCCATCGACGACGAGGAGTCTGAAGACGGCATGCGCGGCGTGGCAGCACCGATCTTCGATGCCAGTGGCGCGGTGGTGGCCGCCGTGGGACTGGCCGGGCCCGCGCAGCGGGTCAGCAAGACCGGCTTGCGCAAATTCTCCGCCCTGGTGGTGCAAGCCGGCCACGCCATTTCTGCCCGCCTGGGTCATCAGCCTGGCTACAAATGA
- a CDS encoding PhnD/SsuA/transferrin family substrate-binding protein — protein sequence MTKLQLSVAMGDYDRTRALYDGRVQIDGVDPVYMLLNPEEMFFRAMRSRDFDIAELSFSSYLVKHSQGDCPYIAVPVFLSRAFRHTSIYVRKDRIKHPADLKGRRVGLPEYQLTANVWARAILQDDYGVRPEDITWVRGGIDTPGRPEKITLQLPPGVKVEAAPEGSTISELLDRGEIDGFIGPRPPNRVALRNPNIGWLFDDPTAEAKDYYRRTGVFPIMHVVGIRKELAQAHPWLPAAVVKAFTASKAEALELLSDTSATKVTLPFVEEQLKAARESLGEDYWSYGVQAARKTLETFVRHHHAQGLSKRLMAVEELFHPATYETYSI from the coding sequence ATGACCAAACTACAACTTTCCGTCGCCATGGGCGACTACGACCGCACCCGCGCGCTCTATGACGGCCGGGTCCAGATCGACGGCGTCGACCCGGTCTACATGCTGCTCAACCCGGAGGAGATGTTTTTCCGGGCCATGCGCAGCCGCGACTTCGACATCGCCGAACTGTCCTTCTCCAGCTACCTGGTCAAGCACTCGCAGGGGGATTGTCCCTACATCGCGGTACCGGTGTTCCTGTCGCGCGCGTTTCGCCACACCTCGATCTATGTGCGCAAGGACCGCATCAAGCACCCGGCCGACCTCAAGGGCCGGCGCGTGGGCCTGCCCGAATACCAGCTCACGGCCAATGTCTGGGCCCGTGCCATCCTGCAGGATGACTATGGCGTGCGGCCCGAGGACATCACCTGGGTGCGCGGCGGCATCGACACGCCGGGACGGCCGGAGAAGATAACGCTGCAATTGCCGCCGGGCGTGAAGGTGGAAGCCGCGCCCGAAGGCAGCACCATCTCGGAACTGCTGGACCGTGGCGAGATCGACGGTTTCATCGGGCCGCGCCCGCCCAACCGCGTGGCCCTGCGCAACCCGAACATCGGCTGGCTGTTCGACGACCCCACGGCCGAGGCCAAGGACTACTACCGCCGCACCGGGGTGTTTCCCATCATGCATGTGGTGGGCATCCGCAAGGAACTGGCGCAGGCCCATCCCTGGCTGCCCGCGGCGGTCGTGAAAGCTTTCACGGCGTCCAAGGCGGAGGCGCTGGAGCTGCTGTCCGACACTTCGGCCACCAAGGTGACCCTGCCCTTCGTGGAAGAGCAGCTGAAGGCGGCACGCGAATCTTTGGGCGAGGACTATTGGTCCTACGGCGTGCAGGCGGCGCGCAAGACGCTGGAGACCTTTGTCCGACACCACCACGCCCAAGGCCTGTCGAAGCGGCTCATGGCGGTGGAGGAACTGTTCCACCCCGCCACCTACGAGACCTACTCAATCTAA
- a CDS encoding Spy/CpxP family protein refolding chaperone yields MNRRHWYWIAAWVVLVVVTGFLAFGHGRGGMGYYDGGAGPGWGHMGGWGHMGNWGEGYRGERGYRGEGYRGDVGPAWRGMGPDMMGRDGYGPGWGMMGGAYGAPGMGYGMGMPGGFYGTMPWALPDLTPEQEQKLVQLHGEPQNRQRALMQQVWASQASLSRLYAAEKRDWPAIRAAALALHDVQRQHILAAIDLQQKTDALLTDSQRRELARAQRGLGWMGAP; encoded by the coding sequence ATGAATCGCAGACATTGGTATTGGATCGCCGCGTGGGTGGTCCTGGTGGTGGTCACCGGTTTTCTGGCCTTCGGGCACGGACGCGGCGGCATGGGTTACTACGACGGTGGTGCGGGACCCGGCTGGGGACACATGGGCGGCTGGGGTCACATGGGCAACTGGGGTGAGGGGTATCGGGGTGAGCGCGGCTACCGCGGCGAGGGCTACCGGGGCGATGTCGGCCCGGCCTGGCGCGGCATGGGGCCGGACATGATGGGGCGTGATGGCTACGGCCCGGGCTGGGGCATGATGGGTGGCGCCTACGGTGCGCCCGGCATGGGCTATGGCATGGGCATGCCGGGGGGCTTCTACGGCACGATGCCCTGGGCCTTGCCCGACCTCACGCCCGAGCAGGAGCAGAAGTTGGTACAACTGCACGGCGAGCCGCAGAACCGCCAGCGCGCGCTCATGCAGCAGGTCTGGGCGTCCCAGGCCAGCCTGAGCCGTCTGTACGCTGCAGAAAAACGTGATTGGCCCGCCATCCGCGCGGCGGCCCTTGCCTTGCACGATGTCCAGCGCCAGCACATCTTGGCCGCCATCGACCTGCAGCAGAAGACCGATGCACTTCTGACAGACAGCCAGCGCAGGGAACTGGCGCGCGCCCAGCGCGGTCTGGGCTGGATGGGAGCACCATAG
- a CDS encoding GTP-binding protein — MTSRRTPVWIVTGYLGSGKTTLLKRWLRDPALADAALVVNEIGEIGFDDRLLASAMDSAMLLSNSCVCCTGLPGLEEALTELWWDRLHRRRPAFSSVLIETTGLADPRPIIAAFETVPFLRERYRLAGVLTTASAPAGLALIEAQPEARAQIEAADAVIITKVDRASGAFLANALNRLNPHAGIAESAQASLAWSQVQALVSGLAGSTKPSPRGADGHHHHAEASFIPLANPMSTPALKAQVDALCDGALLRLKGVVALEDGQHHAVQWASGDTDIALTPYVGSLPPLGLTCIKGNR; from the coding sequence ATGACCAGCCGCCGGACCCCTGTCTGGATCGTGACCGGCTACCTGGGCAGCGGCAAGACCACGCTATTGAAACGCTGGCTGCGCGATCCTGCGCTGGCCGATGCCGCGCTGGTGGTGAACGAGATCGGCGAGATCGGTTTTGACGACCGCCTGCTGGCCAGCGCCATGGACAGCGCCATGCTGCTGTCCAACAGCTGCGTCTGCTGCACCGGCCTGCCCGGGCTGGAAGAGGCGCTCACCGAACTCTGGTGGGACCGCCTGCACCGGCGACGCCCGGCGTTTTCTTCCGTGCTGATCGAGACAACCGGCCTGGCTGATCCCCGGCCGATCATCGCTGCGTTTGAAACAGTACCCTTCTTGCGCGAGCGCTATCGGCTGGCCGGCGTGCTGACCACCGCCAGTGCGCCGGCCGGTCTGGCCCTGATCGAGGCGCAGCCTGAAGCGCGCGCGCAGATCGAGGCGGCCGATGCGGTGATCATCACCAAAGTCGATCGGGCATCCGGCGCATTCTTGGCTAACGCACTGAATCGATTGAATCCGCACGCAGGCATCGCAGAGTCGGCCCAAGCGTCACTAGCGTGGTCGCAGGTCCAAGCGCTTGTCTCCGGCCTGGCCGGTTCTACGAAGCCATCGCCGCGTGGCGCGGACGGGCACCATCACCATGCTGAAGCTAGTTTTATTCCGCTCGCAAATCCCATGTCAACACCGGCCTTGAAGGCCCAAGTAGATGCATTGTGCGATGGAGCGTTACTGAGGCTGAAAGGGGTCGTGGCACTGGAAGATGGTCAGCACCATGCGGTTCAGTGGGCTTCAGGCGACACAGACATCGCCCTCACACCCTATGTTGGCAGTTTGCCACCGCTCGGTCTCACCTGTATCAAGGGCAATAGATAG
- a CDS encoding PDR/VanB family oxidoreductase, whose protein sequence is MHLDKIPVQINQIRLESPDTASFDLVPLDTDFLPPYGAGAHVDIEIPGGLQRSYSLLLASSRPHYYRIAIKRENDSRGGSAWFHDTARVGARIQISPPVNDFALIENAQHSVFIAGGIGITPFLSMAERLNELGRTWDLHYSARRQTHMPFLESLDRLASKGFGTVLKHVTGDTGRRMDLESVIQSTPAGAHLYCCGPSGLIDAFIVNTQRRLSNCVHYERFNSSQEAAVDGGFDVQLIRTGRTLPVPQGKSILDVLLDAGINAPFACTQGICGTCKVKVVSGTPDHRDDCLTDEERAAGDVIITCCSGSSSRVLSLDL, encoded by the coding sequence ATGCATCTTGACAAAATTCCCGTACAGATCAATCAAATCCGGCTGGAAAGCCCAGACACAGCTTCCTTTGACCTGGTCCCGCTTGACACCGATTTCTTGCCTCCGTATGGCGCAGGTGCACATGTCGACATCGAAATTCCTGGGGGACTGCAACGATCCTATTCACTACTGCTTGCCTCGTCTAGACCGCACTACTACCGGATTGCCATCAAGCGCGAAAATGACAGCCGCGGCGGCTCTGCCTGGTTCCACGACACAGCGCGTGTCGGCGCCCGGATTCAAATCTCGCCGCCCGTCAACGACTTTGCCCTGATCGAGAATGCTCAGCATAGCGTGTTCATTGCCGGAGGGATCGGCATCACCCCGTTCTTGTCTATGGCAGAACGCCTGAACGAACTCGGGCGCACATGGGACCTGCACTATTCCGCGCGCCGCCAGACGCATATGCCATTCCTGGAAAGCTTGGACAGACTTGCAAGCAAAGGATTCGGAACAGTTCTGAAGCATGTGACTGGCGACACAGGCAGGCGGATGGACTTGGAGAGCGTCATCCAGTCCACCCCGGCAGGGGCACACCTCTACTGTTGCGGCCCCAGCGGGCTGATCGATGCCTTCATTGTCAACACTCAACGCCGTCTTTCCAACTGCGTTCACTACGAGCGATTCAACTCAAGTCAGGAGGCAGCCGTTGATGGAGGGTTTGATGTGCAATTGATACGAACCGGTCGGACACTGCCTGTCCCGCAAGGCAAATCCATCCTTGACGTCTTATTGGATGCCGGAATCAATGCCCCCTTCGCCTGCACGCAGGGAATCTGTGGAACATGTAAGGTCAAAGTTGTGAGCGGCACTCCAGACCACCGAGATGACTGCCTGACGGATGAAGAGCGTGCGGCAGGAGATGTCATCATTACTTGCTGCTCGGGCTCGTCTTCGCGTGTCCTATCCCTTGATCTCTAG
- a CDS encoding tripartite tricarboxylate transporter substrate binding protein, producing the protein MIRKLFPIVALIGLSTFALAQAQPKNGDWPSKPVRVVVPYAPGGSADTLGRMIAQQLQSSLKQTFVVENKGGGGGTIGSAMVVKAQPDGYSLVVSGIGSHVIAPIGIKAFNPMKDFTHIALLGGPPTVLVVHPSLPVNTLNELITHAQRMKEGLSWGSPGQGTHGHLIGELFAKQTKVQQTHISYRGAAPAVTDLVSGQIPAAFVTYSSANAFIASGKLKALAVTASKRLADMPNVPTFTELGYPALTATTWFALSGPPGMSPALVKKINEEVRHNLKTEAAQKQMGFEGMETQDWDADTFTRFVDSEIQRWTPLVQSIERPKSP; encoded by the coding sequence GTGATCAGGAAACTTTTCCCCATCGTCGCGCTTATCGGGCTCTCAACCTTCGCTCTGGCTCAGGCCCAACCCAAAAACGGCGACTGGCCCAGCAAGCCAGTTCGCGTCGTCGTTCCCTACGCCCCGGGCGGCTCCGCGGATACGCTGGGGCGCATGATCGCTCAACAACTACAGTCATCTCTAAAGCAGACTTTTGTAGTCGAGAACAAGGGTGGCGGTGGCGGCACCATCGGCTCAGCTATGGTGGTCAAAGCCCAACCAGACGGCTATAGCCTGGTGGTATCGGGCATCGGCTCGCATGTCATTGCGCCGATCGGCATCAAGGCCTTCAATCCGATGAAAGATTTCACGCATATCGCACTGTTGGGCGGACCGCCTACTGTCTTGGTAGTTCATCCGTCGCTCCCAGTAAACACTCTCAACGAGCTGATTACCCATGCGCAAAGGATGAAGGAAGGCTTGAGCTGGGGCTCTCCTGGACAGGGCACACACGGCCACCTGATAGGCGAATTGTTCGCCAAGCAAACCAAGGTGCAGCAGACGCACATCAGTTACAGGGGTGCGGCCCCGGCCGTGACAGATCTGGTGAGCGGCCAGATTCCGGCGGCCTTCGTAACCTACTCTTCGGCCAATGCATTCATCGCGAGCGGAAAGCTCAAAGCCTTGGCGGTTACGGCCAGCAAGCGCCTGGCTGATATGCCCAACGTACCCACCTTCACCGAACTGGGTTACCCCGCCCTCACGGCCACGACATGGTTCGCCCTGTCCGGCCCGCCAGGCATGTCGCCAGCGCTGGTCAAAAAGATCAATGAAGAAGTGCGTCACAACTTGAAGACCGAGGCCGCACAGAAGCAGATGGGCTTTGAAGGCATGGAGACGCAAGACTGGGACGCCGACACCTTCACGCGCTTCGTCGACAGTGAGATCCAGCGCTGGACGCCGTTGGTGCAGTCGATCGAAAGACCGAAAAGCCCCTGA
- a CDS encoding multicopper oxidase family protein, producing MHAFHAPGRRQFLGSAGAAALLGAVPALAHAAQGSSANFVPDLELALRAAPDQVGIFRGPATRVWRYHAKVIKGDASAVTTLTDSYLGPIIRVRRGMRVRIHFINQLPQPSVVHWHGMLVPESMDGHPRFAVPPGGQIVYEFEITNRAGTYWFHPHPHGLTGTQVYGGLAGLLIVSDEEERALDLPGGEHDLALVIQDRSFGTDNQLHYVSGGGGMGGMMARMAGFLGGQILVNGRPDAALDVERRAYRLRLLNGSNSRIYKLAWNDGTPMTVIGTDGGLLAEPVTRPYVTLAPAERVELWVDFSVRAAGDELRLQSLAFAAQGGSMMGGMGRMGGGAGALDQGAAFSVLRLHMGPGAAVAGKLPARLARIAPLQPEQAGNLNNPRTFHVTAGGMVWGLNGRVFEMERVADDEVVRLGSTEVWQFVNEAGMGMMGSLPHPLHIHGVQFRVMDRRVHPQATSAWRSLSAGLVDEGWKDTVLLMPGERVRLLLRFADHPGLFLYHCHNLEHEDMGMMRNFLIRA from the coding sequence ATGCATGCCTTCCACGCCCCGGGCCGCCGGCAGTTTCTGGGCAGCGCGGGCGCCGCGGCCCTGCTGGGTGCCGTGCCTGCGCTGGCACATGCAGCGCAAGGCAGCAGCGCCAACTTCGTCCCCGATCTTGAGCTGGCGTTGCGCGCCGCGCCCGATCAGGTAGGCATTTTCCGTGGGCCGGCCACGCGGGTCTGGCGCTACCACGCCAAGGTGATCAAGGGCGATGCCAGCGCGGTCACCACACTGACCGACAGCTACCTGGGCCCCATCATCCGGGTGCGCCGCGGCATGCGGGTGCGCATCCATTTCATCAACCAGCTGCCCCAGCCCAGTGTGGTGCACTGGCACGGCATGCTGGTGCCCGAGTCCATGGACGGCCACCCGCGTTTCGCGGTGCCGCCGGGCGGGCAGATTGTCTACGAGTTCGAGATCACCAACCGCGCCGGCACCTACTGGTTCCACCCGCATCCGCATGGCCTGACGGGCACCCAGGTGTACGGCGGGCTGGCGGGTCTGCTGATCGTCAGCGACGAGGAAGAGCGCGCCCTGGACCTGCCCGGCGGCGAGCACGATCTCGCGCTGGTCATTCAGGACCGCAGCTTCGGCACCGACAACCAGCTGCACTACGTCAGCGGCGGTGGCGGCATGGGCGGCATGATGGCGCGCATGGCCGGCTTTCTGGGCGGGCAGATTCTGGTCAATGGCCGGCCCGATGCCGCACTGGATGTCGAGCGGCGAGCCTACCGGCTGCGCTTGCTGAACGGCTCCAATTCGCGCATCTACAAACTGGCCTGGAACGACGGCACGCCCATGACCGTGATCGGCACCGACGGCGGCCTGCTGGCCGAACCCGTGACGCGCCCCTATGTCACGCTGGCGCCGGCCGAGCGCGTGGAACTGTGGGTCGATTTCTCGGTACGTGCTGCCGGAGACGAGTTGCGCCTGCAAAGTCTGGCCTTTGCCGCACAAGGCGGCTCCATGATGGGCGGCATGGGGCGCATGGGCGGCGGCGCAGGCGCGCTGGATCAGGGCGCAGCGTTTTCCGTGCTCAGGCTGCACATGGGGCCGGGGGCTGCCGTGGCCGGCAAATTGCCTGCGCGGCTGGCGCGCATCGCGCCACTGCAGCCGGAGCAGGCGGGCAATCTCAACAATCCGCGCACCTTCCACGTCACCGCCGGCGGCATGGTCTGGGGCCTCAACGGCCGTGTCTTCGAGATGGAGCGCGTGGCGGACGATGAAGTCGTGCGCCTGGGCAGCACCGAGGTGTGGCAGTTCGTCAACGAAGCCGGCATGGGCATGATGGGCAGCTTGCCGCACCCCTTGCACATCCATGGCGTGCAGTTTCGCGTCATGGACCGGCGTGTGCATCCGCAGGCGACATCGGCCTGGCGCAGCCTGAGCGCCGGCCTGGTGGACGAAGGCTGGAAAGACACCGTGCTGCTCATGCCCGGCGAACGTGTGCGTCTGCTGCTGCGCTTTGCCGATCATCCAGGCCTGTTTCTCTATCACTGCCACAACCTCGAGCACGAGGACATGGGCATGATGCGCAACTTCCTCATCCGGGCATAA
- a CDS encoding zinc-binding dehydrogenase, with protein sequence MLRVASTGVCGSDWGYYQNLPQARGPLILGHETVGHVEQIGAFAARHWNVKEGDLVALEEYLPCGHCEYCRSGEFRLCNATDWRLGGLRYGATGLSVAPGLWGGFAQQQHLHFNTVFHHVPPGVSARHAALALPLSNGIEWTYLQGGAGPGQTVLIQGPGQQGLACVVAAREAGAEQIILTGLGSETDRQRMVLARQLGAHHTIDIEAQDLLETVADLTGGRMADLVIDCAAGGPASVLSAIELARKRGRVILGGQKRQKIPAFDSDRIIANFLTVKGMRGHSYESVELALQLIGGNRHNVTSMSTHTFSLQETDLALRSLVGQGVEGPIHMTIEPQR encoded by the coding sequence GTGCTGCGCGTAGCCAGCACGGGAGTCTGCGGCAGCGACTGGGGCTATTACCAGAACCTGCCTCAGGCGCGCGGCCCACTGATCCTGGGCCATGAGACCGTGGGCCATGTCGAGCAGATCGGCGCATTCGCGGCCCGGCACTGGAACGTGAAAGAAGGCGATCTGGTCGCGCTGGAGGAGTACCTGCCCTGCGGCCATTGCGAGTACTGCCGCTCGGGCGAGTTCCGGCTGTGCAATGCCACCGACTGGCGCTTGGGCGGGCTGCGCTACGGCGCCACCGGGCTGTCGGTGGCGCCCGGCCTGTGGGGCGGTTTTGCGCAGCAGCAGCACCTGCACTTCAACACGGTGTTCCACCATGTGCCGCCCGGTGTCTCGGCACGCCACGCGGCCCTGGCCCTGCCCCTGTCCAATGGCATCGAGTGGACCTATCTGCAGGGCGGCGCCGGGCCGGGGCAGACGGTGCTGATCCAGGGGCCCGGCCAGCAAGGCCTGGCCTGCGTGGTGGCTGCGCGCGAGGCGGGGGCCGAGCAGATCATCCTCACCGGCCTGGGCAGCGAGACCGACCGCCAGCGCATGGTGCTGGCCCGGCAGCTGGGCGCGCACCACACCATCGACATCGAGGCGCAGGACCTGCTGGAGACCGTGGCCGACCTTACCGGCGGGCGCATGGCCGACCTGGTGATCGACTGCGCGGCCGGCGGGCCTGCCTCGGTGCTCAGCGCGATCGAGCTGGCGCGCAAGCGCGGCCGTGTCATCTTGGGCGGACAGAAGCGGCAGAAGATCCCGGCCTTCGACAGCGACCGCATCATCGCCAACTTCCTGACCGTCAAGGGCATGCGCGGGCATTCCTACGAGTCGGTGGAACTGGCGCTGCAGCTCATCGGCGGCAATCGCCATAATGTCACCTCCATGAGCACCCACACCTTCAGCCTGCAGGAAACCGACCTGGCCTTGCGCTCTCTGGTCGGACAAGGGGTGGAAGGTCCCATCCACATGACCATCGAGCCCCAACGGTGA
- a CDS encoding Rieske 2Fe-2S domain-containing protein — protein sequence MLNKEQNELVTRTDAGTPMGELFRRYWLPALLSEELPAPDCAPVRVQLLGERLIAIRDTQGRLGVMDEFCAHRGVSLWFGRNEENGLRCPYHGWKFDVNGQCVDVPSEPEGSRLCDKVKLKSYPLIERGGVIWIYMGPPEHQPPAPEWEFATVPAEQSFMSKRLQECNWLQALEGGIDSSHVSFLHRGGLSRDPLFKGAKGNDYNMQDLRPQFEVVDAEGGLLIGARRKAEAGKLYWRITPWIMPCFTMVPPRGDHPVHGHFWVPIDDENCWAWSFDYHPTRALSTTERQAMQEGHGIHCKYVPGTYIPLANKSNDYLMDREKQRSGELYSGIEGIAVQDSSLQESMGPIQNRTREHLTGTDRGIVQARRRLMAAATALAERGTPPPGTEPRVQKVRSVAIVLPEGQPFHEAAKDALRAEPNKPHDSV from the coding sequence ATGTTGAACAAGGAACAAAACGAACTCGTAACCCGGACGGATGCGGGCACGCCCATGGGTGAGCTCTTCCGTCGCTACTGGCTGCCGGCGCTCCTGTCCGAGGAGCTGCCCGCGCCCGACTGCGCGCCGGTGCGCGTCCAGCTGCTGGGCGAACGCCTGATCGCCATCCGCGATACGCAGGGCCGGCTTGGCGTGATGGACGAGTTCTGCGCGCACCGCGGGGTCTCGCTCTGGTTCGGCCGCAACGAGGAGAACGGCCTGCGCTGCCCGTACCACGGCTGGAAGTTCGACGTCAACGGCCAGTGCGTGGACGTGCCCTCGGAACCGGAGGGCAGCCGCCTGTGCGACAAGGTCAAGCTCAAGTCCTATCCGCTGATCGAGCGCGGCGGCGTGATCTGGATCTACATGGGCCCGCCCGAGCACCAGCCGCCGGCGCCCGAGTGGGAATTTGCCACCGTGCCCGCCGAGCAGAGCTTCATGTCCAAGCGGCTGCAGGAATGCAACTGGCTGCAGGCGCTCGAAGGCGGCATCGATTCCAGCCACGTCTCCTTCCTGCATCGCGGCGGCCTGAGCCGTGACCCGCTCTTCAAGGGCGCCAAGGGCAATGACTACAACATGCAGGACCTGCGGCCGCAGTTCGAAGTGGTCGACGCCGAGGGCGGGCTGCTGATCGGGGCGCGCCGCAAGGCCGAGGCCGGCAAGCTGTACTGGCGCATCACGCCCTGGATCATGCCCTGCTTCACCATGGTGCCGCCGCGCGGCGATCATCCGGTGCATGGTCATTTCTGGGTGCCGATCGACGACGAGAACTGCTGGGCCTGGAGCTTCGACTACCATCCCACGCGCGCGCTCAGCACGACCGAGCGCCAGGCCATGCAGGAGGGCCACGGCATCCATTGCAAGTACGTGCCCGGCACTTACATTCCCCTGGCCAACAAGTCGAACGATTACCTGATGGACCGCGAGAAGCAGCGCTCCGGCGAACTCTACAGCGGCATCGAAGGCATTGCCGTGCAGGACTCCTCCCTGCAGGAAAGCATGGGGCCAATCCAGAACCGCACCCGCGAGCATCTCACCGGGACGGACCGCGGCATTGTGCAAGCACGCCGTCGTCTGATGGCCGCGGCGACGGCGCTGGCCGAGCGCGGGACGCCCCCGCCTGGCACCGAACCACGGGTCCAGAAGGTGCGCTCCGTGGCGATCGTTCTGCCTGAAGGCCAGCCCTTCCATGAGGCGGCGAAAGATGCGTTGCGGGCTGAGCCTAACAAGCCGCACGACTCGGTATGA
- a CDS encoding SHOCT domain-containing protein, producing the protein MMDGYGMPFGFGFGFGGIFMILWWVIIIVGVIAVVRWLGQPPGSPGHGHSVGGSRSAMDILKERYARGEIDEAEYLKIKRELTQ; encoded by the coding sequence ATGATGGACGGATACGGCATGCCTTTCGGCTTCGGTTTCGGTTTCGGCGGGATCTTCATGATCCTGTGGTGGGTCATCATCATCGTGGGCGTCATCGCCGTAGTGCGATGGCTGGGCCAGCCCCCGGGCAGCCCGGGCCACGGTCACAGCGTCGGCGGTTCACGCTCGGCCATGGACATCCTCAAGGAACGCTACGCGCGCGGCGAGATCGACGAGGCCGAGTACCTCAAGATCAAACGCGAACTGACGCAGTAG